In a genomic window of Penaeus monodon isolate SGIC_2016 chromosome 27, NSTDA_Pmon_1, whole genome shotgun sequence:
- the LOC119590394 gene encoding chlorophyllase-2-like, translating to MKERVLTFLPAILATLPVCRARSFDPRTLPDPSHDFDPYQPGPHDLIHFQVKSLFTAGLNQSLDVWVPSSPGEYPLMYFLDGFAMGTPPSAYAQVLSHVASHGAVVVAPWAMTMATPEHKLPSLITTMGWAEEQLVEKMVEHGVAEEVVVDFGTLLGAGHSAGAHTLVALLKTEGCGAFKALVLLDPVDGADPMGIIPEYCITPGELLNFALPTLHLAAGFDPVPGFSGLACAPDNLSNERFWHALRPDAHRWSINATDYAHMDFLDPDYRQMSGDFCGANDLIGEQDLYTYRKFVGGLITTFLKALTEENCETYTTLLEDTSTMSINATSRHVNPTSRCPHLSCSWVPESTDAPWL from the exons ATGAAAGAACGCGTG CTGACGTTCCTCCCAGCCATCCTGGCAACTCTACCCGTCTGCCGCGCTCGGAGCTTCGACCCCCGCACCCTCCCGGACCCCAGCCATGATTTCGACCCCTACCAGCCCGGACCCCACGACCTCATCCACTTCCAAGTCAAATCCCTGTTCACGGCGGGTCTCAACCAAAGTCTGGACGTGTGGGTACCTTCCAGTCCCGGGGAATATCCGCTCATGTACTTTCTAGACGGGTTCGCCATGGGGACACCTCCATCAGCGTATGCTCAG GTCCTGAGTCACGTGGCCTCGCATGGGGCAGTCGTCGTGGCGCCATGGGCTATGACTATGGCGACACCGGAGCACAAATTGCCGTCCTTGATCACCACCATGGGCTGGGCGGAAGAGCAGCTGGTGGAGAAGATGGTTGAACATGGAGTAGCAGAGGAAGTTGTGGTGGATTTTGGGACGTTGTTGG GTGCAGGGCATTCAGCAGGCGCTCACACGCTCGTCGCTCTCCTGAAGACTGAGGGCTGTGGGGCATTCAAGGCTTTGGTGCTGCTGGACCCTGTCGACGGCGCGGACCCTATGGGTATTATCCCTGAATACTGCATCACGCCGGGAGAACTACTCAACTTCGCTCTCCCGACGCTGCATCTGGCGGCTGGGTTCGATCCGGTTCCTG gtTTCTCCGGCTTAGCTTGTGCTCCCGACAACCTGAGCAACGAGAGATTTTGGCACGCACTCCGCCCGGACGCCCACCGGTGGTCCATCAACGCCACCGACTACGCCCACATGGACTTCCTAGACCCCGACTACCGACAGATGTCAGGCGATTTCTGCGGCGCCAACGACCTCATTGGGGAGCAAGACCTCTACACGTACCGAAAGTTTGTGGGAGGTCTCATCACGACTTTCCTCAAGG cCTTGACGGAAGAAAACTGCGAGACATACACGACCCTCCTGGAAGACACTTCAACCATGTCAATCAATGCCACTTCGAGACATGTTAACCCGACGAGCAGGTGTCCTCATCTCTCTTGCTCTTGGGTCCCCGAGTCCACTGACGCCCCATGGTTATAG